One genomic region from uncultured Tateyamaria sp. encodes:
- a CDS encoding carbon-nitrogen hydrolase family protein has product MRIATAAYPLDVLPDWAAYEDKLSAWVDEAATAGADLLVFPEYGAMELATLAGLDVAADLEASLFAVADRLAEADAMHAHLAAQHGVHILAASGPATTHLPDGVTRPVNRARLFAPSGRMGVQDKQVMTRFEAETWNVVPGGPLRLFDTALGRIGVLICYDSEFPLLGRALADADILLVPSVTEALTGYSRVRIGAQARALENQCVTVMSSVVGAAAWSEAVDVSVGAGGIFGPPDKGFPDDGVIALGTLNAPGWVYGDVDLAAVAAVRADGAVLNRRDWDAQTGRADPVTVETLA; this is encoded by the coding sequence ATGAGGATCGCGACCGCTGCATATCCGTTGGACGTCCTGCCCGATTGGGCCGCGTACGAGGACAAGCTAAGCGCTTGGGTGGATGAGGCGGCGACGGCAGGTGCGGACCTTCTGGTTTTCCCCGAATACGGCGCGATGGAATTGGCAACGCTTGCCGGGTTGGATGTCGCGGCCGACCTGGAAGCGTCCCTGTTCGCAGTGGCCGACCGTCTGGCAGAGGCGGACGCCATGCATGCCCATCTTGCCGCGCAACATGGCGTCCACATACTTGCCGCGTCGGGTCCCGCAACGACGCATCTGCCCGATGGGGTGACGCGTCCCGTCAACCGTGCGCGCCTCTTTGCGCCGTCGGGGCGCATGGGCGTGCAGGACAAGCAGGTCATGACCCGTTTCGAGGCCGAGACATGGAATGTGGTGCCGGGCGGTCCGTTGCGTCTGTTTGACACCGCCCTGGGCAGAATCGGCGTCTTGATCTGCTACGACAGCGAATTCCCGCTCCTGGGCCGGGCGCTGGCGGACGCGGACATCCTGCTGGTGCCGTCCGTGACCGAGGCGCTGACAGGGTATTCCCGCGTGCGGATCGGCGCGCAGGCCCGTGCATTGGAAAATCAGTGTGTGACCGTCATGTCCTCGGTCGTGGGGGCGGCGGCGTGGTCCGAAGCGGTGGATGTATCGGTTGGCGCCGGGGGCATTTTCGGCCCGCCGGACAAGGGGTTTCCCGACGACGGTGTCATCGCCCTGGGCACCCTGAACGCGCCCGGCTGGGTCTACGGCGATGTCGATCTTGCGGCGGTGGCTGCCGTCCGCGCCGACGGTGCCGTGCTCAACCGCAGGGACTGGGATGCGCAAACGGGTCGTGCCGATCCTGTCACAGTCGAGACACTGGCCTGA
- a CDS encoding LysR family transcriptional regulator, producing the protein MLSKGVTLRGLEVFEALAATGSVAQAAVVTGLSQPAVSQQLRNLETALSTDLVDHGRRPMRLTPAGTSFLARAEAALSQLRLAQSELTVMDLAHLSSLSIGVIDDFENDLTPRLVTILADSLTRCKFTLATAPSHEILQAISDKSLHIAISASDGTMRDGVLEYPLARDPFILVAPRGIVRDGNPMSILPDLPFLRYEREQLISRQIEAHLARQKLDFSDRFEIGSHLALMAMVARRIGWSVTTPLGYMRAGRFHDQVDAFPLPFKPFSRTISLYASADWAGDVPTDVANTMRRLIKTHMIDPALTQLPWLAGDLRLLDA; encoded by the coding sequence ATGCTGAGCAAGGGCGTCACATTGCGCGGGCTTGAGGTTTTCGAAGCCCTGGCCGCGACCGGATCGGTTGCGCAGGCCGCCGTGGTGACCGGGCTGAGCCAACCTGCGGTCAGCCAGCAGTTGCGCAACCTGGAGACAGCGCTGTCGACCGACCTGGTCGATCACGGGAGGCGGCCCATGCGGCTGACGCCCGCGGGCACCAGTTTCCTGGCGCGGGCAGAGGCGGCGCTGTCGCAGCTTCGGCTGGCGCAATCCGAATTGACGGTCATGGACCTGGCGCATCTGTCGTCCCTGTCCATTGGCGTGATCGACGATTTCGAGAACGACCTGACCCCCCGATTGGTCACGATCCTGGCAGACAGCCTGACCCGCTGCAAATTCACGCTCGCCACCGCGCCCAGCCATGAAATCCTGCAGGCGATATCCGACAAAAGCCTGCATATCGCCATCTCGGCCAGTGACGGGACGATGCGCGACGGCGTGCTGGAGTATCCGCTGGCGCGCGATCCGTTCATCCTGGTGGCCCCGCGCGGCATTGTGCGCGATGGCAATCCGATGTCGATCCTGCCCGATCTGCCCTTTTTGCGCTATGAACGCGAACAGCTGATTTCGCGTCAGATCGAAGCGCATCTTGCACGCCAGAAGCTGGATTTTTCCGACCGTTTCGAAATTGGCAGTCACCTGGCGCTGATGGCGATGGTTGCGCGCCGCATCGGGTGGTCCGTGACCACGCCGCTGGGGTATATGCGCGCCGGCCGCTTTCATGATCAGGTGGACGCCTTTCCCCTGCCCTTCAAACCGTTTTCGCGGACCATATCGCTTTATGCCAGTGCGGATTGGGCGGGCGACGTGCCCACGGATGTCGCGAACACGATGCGCCGCCTGATCAAGACGCACATGATTGATCCGGCCCTGACCCAGCTGCCCTGGCTGGCCGGCGATCTGCGTCTGCTGGACGCCTGA
- a CDS encoding NAD-dependent deacylase gives MSAPSIVILTGAGISAESGLGTFRDEGGLWAQHRIEDVATPEAFARNPQLVVDFYNARRTQAHAATPNAAHVAIARLQANHAGPVTLVTQNVDDLHEKGGSQDVIHMHGALTSALCATCDNRWPAPLTMAVGAACPRCNAPAARPDIVWFGEIPYHMERIERALSAADIFVAIGTSGNVYPAAGFVQMARHVGARTIEMNLDPGENAGLFDETRPGKASDTVPVWVETVLAG, from the coding sequence ATGTCTGCGCCGTCGATCGTCATCCTGACCGGGGCCGGTATATCGGCCGAAAGTGGCCTGGGCACCTTCCGCGATGAAGGCGGGCTGTGGGCACAGCACCGGATCGAGGATGTCGCGACGCCCGAAGCGTTCGCGCGCAATCCGCAGCTGGTTGTGGATTTTTACAATGCCCGCCGCACCCAGGCCCATGCAGCGACCCCGAATGCCGCACATGTCGCGATTGCCCGATTGCAGGCGAACCATGCGGGGCCCGTCACGCTGGTGACGCAGAATGTCGACGACCTGCACGAAAAAGGCGGCAGTCAGGACGTCATTCACATGCATGGCGCGTTGACGTCGGCGCTGTGTGCAACGTGCGACAACAGGTGGCCTGCGCCGCTGACCATGGCGGTTGGTGCGGCGTGTCCGCGGTGCAATGCGCCCGCCGCGCGCCCGGATATCGTCTGGTTTGGCGAAATCCCATACCACATGGAGCGGATTGAACGGGCGCTGAGCGCGGCGGACATCTTTGTTGCCATCGGAACGTCAGGCAATGTCTATCCTGCGGCCGGTTTCGTGCAGATGGCCCGGCATGTCGGGGCCCGGACCATAGAGATGAACCTTGATCCGGGCGAGAACGCGGGTCTGTTTGACGAGACCCGACCCGGCAAGGCCTCTGACACGGTCCCCGTCTGGGTGGAGACGGTGTTGGCCGGGTAA
- a CDS encoding copper chaperone PCu(A)C, giving the protein MSLRTPIAAAIAATLLACPVLADGIMVVDPYARAASPAAKSGAAFMTLHNDSGQDDTLIAARTEAAVRVELHTHIEVSDGVLQMTEIEGGIALPAGSMHHMKRGGDHVMLMGLTGPLEQDATIDVTLVFEQAGEVVVTIPVDNDRKPEAGAHGGHGH; this is encoded by the coding sequence ATGTCCCTTCGCACCCCTATCGCCGCGGCCATCGCCGCCACGTTGCTGGCCTGTCCCGTTCTTGCCGACGGTATCATGGTCGTGGACCCCTACGCCCGGGCCGCCAGCCCCGCCGCCAAATCCGGTGCGGCCTTCATGACCCTGCACAACGACAGCGGGCAGGATGACACGCTGATTGCCGCGCGCACGGAGGCCGCCGTCCGCGTGGAACTCCACACGCATATCGAGGTGAGCGACGGCGTTCTGCAAATGACCGAGATCGAGGGCGGGATCGCGCTTCCGGCGGGCAGCATGCACCACATGAAGCGGGGCGGTGATCACGTCATGCTCATGGGGCTGACCGGCCCGCTGGAACAGGACGCCACCATCGACGTCACCCTCGTCTTTGAACAGGCAGGAGAGGTCGTGGTGACCATCCCGGTCGACAACGACCGCAAACCCGAAGCGGGCGCACATGGCGGGCACGGCCACTGA
- the rpmB gene encoding 50S ribosomal protein L28, translated as MSRVCELTGKGPMTGNNVSHANNKTRRRFLPNLNDVTLQSETLGRGVKLRISAAALRSVDHRGGLDAFLAKAKDVELSDRALKVKKEIAKAQAATA; from the coding sequence ATGTCGCGCGTATGCGAACTGACCGGTAAGGGCCCGATGACTGGCAACAATGTCAGCCACGCCAACAACAAGACACGTCGGCGTTTCCTGCCGAACCTGAATGATGTGACACTGCAGTCCGAAACACTGGGCCGTGGCGTCAAGCTGCGCATCTCGGCGGCGGCATTGCGGTCGGTCGATCACCGCGGTGGTCTGGACGCCTTCCTTGCCAAGGCCAAGGACGTCGAACTGTCGGACCGCGCGCTGAAGGTCAAGAAAGAGATCGCAAAGGCCCAGGCCGCAACCGCCTGA
- the meaB gene encoding methylmalonyl Co-A mutase-associated GTPase MeaB, with the protein MDTQDLAARIAAGERRALARGITLVESGRADHRVQATEVLAALPRDRQALRIGLSGTPGVGKSTFIEAFGMHLLKAGMRVAVLAVDPSSARSGGSILGDKTRMDRLSREANAFIRPSPSQTHLGGVARRTREAVALCEGAGFDVVLIETVGVGQSETAVAQMADLFLLLLAPAGGDELQGVKRGIMEMADMILINKADGDLKPAATRTCADYAGALRLLRKRPQDPDGFPKAMMVSALTEQGLEAGWADMQALVDWRREAGFFDGTRAAQAQYWFEQDVRAALLSRLETGAAKQAMKTLGAQVAEGALDPSIAAARMLDVLGADFGAPWVDPVPDSP; encoded by the coding sequence ATGGATACGCAGGACCTTGCAGCGCGGATTGCCGCGGGTGAACGGCGCGCCTTGGCGCGGGGGATCACACTTGTCGAAAGCGGGCGGGCGGATCACCGGGTGCAGGCGACCGAGGTGTTGGCGGCCCTGCCACGGGACCGGCAGGCGTTGCGCATCGGCCTGTCCGGCACGCCGGGCGTGGGCAAGTCCACATTTATCGAAGCCTTTGGCATGCACCTTCTGAAGGCGGGGATGCGGGTGGCCGTTCTGGCGGTTGATCCGTCATCGGCCCGATCGGGGGGCTCGATCCTTGGCGACAAGACGCGGATGGACCGGCTCAGCCGCGAGGCCAACGCATTCATTCGCCCATCGCCCAGCCAGACGCATCTGGGCGGGGTCGCGCGCCGCACGCGCGAGGCGGTGGCCCTGTGCGAAGGTGCCGGGTTTGACGTGGTGCTGATCGAGACCGTGGGCGTGGGGCAATCCGAGACGGCTGTGGCGCAGATGGCCGATCTGTTCCTGCTGTTGCTGGCACCCGCCGGAGGGGACGAATTGCAGGGGGTCAAGCGCGGCATCATGGAGATGGCCGACATGATCCTGATCAACAAGGCGGACGGAGACCTCAAGCCCGCCGCGACGCGGACCTGTGCGGACTACGCCGGTGCCCTGCGGCTCTTGCGCAAACGGCCGCAGGATCCGGACGGTTTTCCCAAGGCGATGATGGTGTCTGCGTTGACGGAACAGGGGTTGGAGGCCGGGTGGGCCGACATGCAGGCGCTTGTCGATTGGCGTCGCGAGGCGGGGTTCTTTGACGGAACGCGCGCGGCCCAGGCGCAATACTGGTTCGAACAGGATGTCCGGGCGGCCCTGCTGTCCAGGTTGGAAACCGGCGCTGCGAAACAGGCGATGAAGACCCTTGGCGCACAGGTGGCCGAGGGGGCGCTGGACCCGTCGATCGCGGCCGCACGCATGCTCGATGTTCTGGGGGCTGATTTCGGCGCGCCTTGGGTTGACCCGGTCCCCGATTCCCCCTAA
- the hrpB gene encoding ATP-dependent helicase HrpB: protein MRLPIDDILPDLMDALREQGRAVLQAPPGAGKTTRVPLAMLDAGLTQGRILMLEPRRLAARAAADRMAQTLGERTGQTVGYRIRGDSTVSKATRIEVVTEGILTRMLQDAPDLPGIGAVIFDEFHERSLNADLGLALCLEVAEALRDDLFLLAMSATLDAAPVAEVMNAPILTSAGKSFSVAPHWLETPVPKATRFETAMADLIRTAYAANEGGLLAFLPGEGEIRRTAGLLSDLPNVQPLFGAMDFKAQRAAVSPSKERKIVLATSIAETSLTIPDIKIVVDGGRARRAQFDPSSGMSRLITERVTRAEATQRAGRAGRVAPGTAYKLWTRGEEGALAAFPPPEISAGDLASFALELAIWGASETGLRFVTPPHAGRLAEARAVLQMLGALDHRHRITDHGRLLARQPLHPRLAHMLVSAGAQAAPLAALLSDRDPLRNRGTDLALRMRALHRPGDFGESVHRGAIARIKDEGRRLARGQGDGPALGLAAMAALAYPDRVGLRRTGKVPRYVLSGGKGAVLPEGDALAGTSLIVATDLDGDPREARVRQAAALALSDLEALFEDQIAWSDTCVWSRRERAVLARTQRRFGALVLEDRPWHDAPPGAIAAAMLDGVRHLGLAPSKGARRLMARAALMGPDFPRLDDATLMETLDDWLLPHLGTVRTAAEWKAFDILPALEAHLGWDAMRRLNQAVPAHFETPLGRRVPIDYDGEVPGIAVRLQEMFGVTTHPRVGAQALQITLLSPAQRPVQVTADLPGFWATSYADVRKDMRGQYPKHPWPEDPTEADPTLRAKPRRG from the coding sequence ATGCGCCTGCCCATTGACGACATCCTGCCCGACCTCATGGACGCGTTGCGCGAACAGGGACGGGCTGTCCTGCAAGCGCCCCCCGGCGCGGGCAAGACGACACGTGTCCCCCTTGCCATGCTGGACGCGGGCCTGACGCAGGGCCGCATCCTGATGCTTGAACCCCGCCGCCTTGCGGCCCGGGCCGCTGCTGACCGCATGGCCCAGACCCTGGGGGAAAGGACGGGCCAAACCGTGGGCTACCGCATCCGTGGCGACAGCACGGTCAGCAAGGCCACACGCATCGAGGTCGTGACCGAAGGCATCCTGACCCGCATGTTGCAAGACGCGCCTGACCTGCCGGGCATCGGTGCGGTGATCTTTGACGAGTTCCACGAACGCTCTCTGAACGCAGACCTCGGTCTTGCCCTGTGCCTTGAAGTGGCAGAGGCGCTGCGCGATGACCTGTTCCTGCTGGCGATGTCGGCCACACTGGACGCCGCACCCGTGGCCGAGGTGATGAACGCCCCCATCCTGACCTCCGCAGGCAAAAGTTTCTCCGTCGCCCCCCATTGGCTCGAAACCCCCGTGCCCAAGGCAACGCGGTTTGAGACCGCAATGGCCGACCTGATCCGCACCGCATACGCCGCGAACGAAGGCGGTCTGCTCGCCTTCCTGCCCGGCGAAGGTGAAATCAGGCGCACGGCGGGGCTGCTCTCTGACCTGCCGAATGTGCAACCCCTGTTCGGGGCCATGGACTTCAAGGCGCAACGCGCCGCCGTGTCGCCCTCCAAGGAACGCAAGATCGTGCTGGCAACCTCCATCGCCGAAACCTCCCTCACCATCCCTGACATCAAAATCGTGGTGGACGGGGGTCGGGCACGGCGCGCGCAGTTTGATCCGTCATCAGGCATGTCACGCCTGATCACCGAAAGGGTCACACGCGCCGAGGCCACCCAGCGCGCAGGCCGTGCCGGCCGCGTGGCGCCCGGCACCGCCTACAAGTTGTGGACCCGGGGCGAAGAGGGCGCACTGGCCGCCTTCCCCCCGCCTGAAATCAGTGCCGGAGACCTTGCCAGCTTTGCCCTTGAGCTTGCCATCTGGGGGGCCAGCGAGACCGGGTTGCGGTTTGTCACGCCGCCGCATGCGGGCCGTCTGGCCGAGGCGCGCGCCGTGTTGCAGATGCTGGGCGCGCTCGACCACAGGCACCGGATCACGGACCACGGACGCCTGTTGGCGCGGCAACCCTTGCACCCGCGGCTGGCCCATATGCTGGTCTCTGCCGGGGCGCAGGCGGCCCCGCTGGCCGCGCTGTTGTCGGATCGTGACCCGCTGCGCAACCGGGGTACGGACCTGGCCTTGCGCATGCGTGCGTTGCACCGGCCCGGTGATTTCGGCGAAAGCGTCCATCGCGGTGCCATTGCCCGCATCAAGGACGAAGGCAGGCGGTTGGCGCGCGGTCAAGGTGATGGCCCCGCACTTGGCCTGGCGGCCATGGCCGCACTGGCCTATCCCGACCGTGTCGGCCTGCGGCGCACGGGCAAGGTGCCGCGCTATGTCCTGTCGGGTGGCAAGGGCGCGGTCCTGCCCGAGGGCGACGCGCTGGCGGGCACGTCCTTGATCGTCGCGACCGACCTTGATGGCGACCCACGAGAGGCCAGGGTCCGGCAGGCAGCGGCATTGGCCCTGTCAGACCTGGAAGCGCTGTTCGAGGACCAGATCGCCTGGTCTGATACCTGTGTCTGGTCGAGGCGCGAGCGTGCGGTCCTGGCGCGCACGCAAAGGCGCTTTGGTGCCCTGGTGCTGGAGGATCGACCCTGGCACGATGCGCCGCCGGGCGCCATCGCCGCGGCGATGCTGGACGGGGTGCGCCACCTGGGACTGGCCCCGTCGAAAGGGGCGCGGCGTCTGATGGCGCGCGCGGCCCTGATGGGACCGGATTTTCCCAGGCTGGACGACGCGACCTTGATGGAGACGCTGGACGACTGGCTGTTGCCCCATCTGGGCACGGTCCGGACGGCAGCGGAGTGGAAGGCGTTCGACATTCTGCCGGCCCTTGAAGCGCATCTGGGCTGGGATGCCATGCGGCGGCTGAACCAGGCCGTGCCTGCCCATTTCGAGACACCTCTGGGGCGTCGTGTTCCGATCGACTATGACGGGGAGGTTCCGGGCATTGCCGTTCGCCTGCAGGAGATGTTCGGTGTCACGACGCACCCCCGCGTCGGTGCGCAGGCGTTGCAGATCACCCTGTTGTCCCCGGCCCAACGCCCGGTGCAGGTGACGGCGGACTTGCCGGGGTTCTGGGCGACGTCCTATGCCGATGTGCGCAAGGACATGCGCGGACAATATCCCAAGCATCCATGGCCCGAAGACCCGACCGAGGCCGACCCGACATTGCGGGCCAAGCCGCGGCGCGGTTAG
- a CDS encoding 2-dehydropantoate 2-reductase, whose product MTGPRITVAGAGSIGCYVGGVLAAAGQDVRFLARDRVASACAAAGLRLTDYDGNDLHVTAPVMETEARLALKDADVVLVCVKSGDTAGMAREIAAHAPSAQVISLQNGVENADMLRTHLPGADVRAAMVPFNVASQGAARYHKATSGDILVEAGPMPDLGTPTLTWRQVDNIRAVQWGKLLINLGNAINALSDLPLLTQLHDRAWRRLMADQMAEGLRILAAAGIIPARTTAVPPWLVPHVLRLPTPVFRRIAAQMLTVDAQARSSMWDDLKHGRRTEIDALQGAIIALAARHGRHAPLNTRMRALIRAAEDAGNGPPGLTPREIRGARGT is encoded by the coding sequence GTGACCGGGCCGCGCATAACCGTCGCGGGTGCAGGCAGCATTGGCTGTTATGTGGGCGGCGTGTTGGCAGCAGCCGGGCAGGACGTGCGGTTTCTGGCGCGGGACCGGGTTGCGTCCGCCTGCGCTGCGGCGGGGCTTCGTTTGACCGACTATGACGGCAACGACCTGCATGTCACCGCACCGGTCATGGAAACCGAGGCGCGATTGGCCTTGAAAGATGCCGACGTGGTTCTTGTCTGCGTCAAATCCGGCGACACCGCAGGCATGGCACGCGAGATTGCGGCGCATGCACCTTCCGCGCAGGTCATCAGCCTGCAAAACGGCGTCGAAAATGCGGACATGCTGCGCACGCACCTGCCCGGTGCCGATGTGCGTGCGGCGATGGTGCCGTTCAACGTCGCGTCCCAGGGGGCGGCCCGGTATCACAAGGCCACATCCGGCGACATTCTTGTCGAAGCGGGGCCCATGCCGGACCTCGGCACACCCACCCTGACCTGGCGGCAGGTCGACAACATCAGGGCCGTTCAGTGGGGCAAGCTGCTGATCAACCTGGGCAATGCCATCAATGCCCTGTCCGACCTGCCGTTGCTGACCCAGTTGCACGACCGCGCATGGCGCCGCCTGATGGCGGATCAAATGGCGGAAGGGTTGCGCATCCTCGCGGCGGCTGGGATCATTCCGGCCAGGACAACGGCCGTTCCCCCGTGGCTTGTCCCCCATGTCCTGCGGCTGCCCACACCCGTCTTTCGCAGGATCGCGGCCCAGATGCTGACCGTTGACGCACAGGCCCGTTCATCGATGTGGGACGACCTCAAACACGGCAGACGGACCGAGATTGACGCCCTGCAAGGTGCCATCATCGCCCTGGCCGCGCGCCATGGCAGGCATGCGCCCCTGAACACCCGAATGCGCGCGCTGATCCGCGCGGCCGAAGATGCAGGCAATGGACCACCCGGCCTGACGCCACGCGAGATCCGAGGCGCGCGCGGCACCTAA
- the argF gene encoding ornithine carbamoyltransferase: protein MTHFLDIHTTDRAALRQIIDSAQAMKTARAGRPKGTPDDDMPLAGHMVALIFEKPSTRTRVSFDVGVRQMGGQTMLLSGNDMQLGHGETIADTARVLSRYVDLIMIRTFEEATLLEMAEYASVPVVNGLTNRTHPCQIMADIMTFEEHRGPIKGKKVVWSGDGNNVFASFAHAARQFDFDLVFTGPEPLDPERALDGLYTTERDPHKAVEGADLVVTDTWVSMHDPQSARERRHNQLRGYQVNADLMSKAKDDSLFMHCLPAHRDDEATSEVMDGPHSVIFDEAENRLHAQKAIMRWCLGV from the coding sequence ATGACCCATTTCCTTGATATCCACACAACCGATCGGGCTGCGCTGCGCCAGATCATCGACTCTGCGCAGGCCATGAAGACGGCCCGTGCGGGCCGCCCAAAGGGCACACCCGACGACGACATGCCGCTGGCGGGGCACATGGTGGCGCTGATTTTTGAAAAACCGTCGACCCGGACACGCGTCTCCTTTGATGTCGGCGTGCGCCAGATGGGGGGGCAGACCATGCTGCTGTCAGGCAACGACATGCAGCTTGGGCACGGCGAAACCATCGCGGATACAGCGCGCGTGCTCAGCCGATATGTGGACCTGATCATGATCCGAACCTTCGAAGAGGCGACATTGCTTGAAATGGCCGAATATGCGTCGGTCCCGGTCGTGAACGGTCTGACCAACCGGACCCATCCCTGCCAGATCATGGCCGATATCATGACGTTCGAGGAACATCGCGGCCCCATCAAGGGCAAGAAGGTCGTCTGGTCAGGCGATGGCAACAACGTGTTTGCCAGTTTCGCCCACGCAGCCAGGCAGTTCGACTTTGATCTGGTCTTTACCGGGCCGGAACCGCTGGACCCGGAACGCGCGCTTGACGGTCTCTACACCACCGAACGGGACCCGCACAAAGCGGTCGAAGGGGCCGATCTGGTTGTGACCGACACCTGGGTCAGCATGCATGACCCGCAATCGGCGCGCGAACGCCGCCACAATCAACTGCGCGGTTATCAGGTGAACGCGGACCTGATGTCCAAAGCCAAGGATGACAGCCTGTTCATGCACTGTCTTCCGGCCCACCGCGATGACGAGGCCACGTCAGAGGTCATGGATGGCCCGCATTCGGTGATCTTTGACGAGGCAGAGAACCGCCTGCACGCGCAAAAGGCGATCATGCGCTGGTGCCTGGGCGTCTAG
- a CDS encoding aspartate aminotransferase family protein: MITSVLPTYNRAPLTFVKGEGTWLIEADGRRFLDLGAGIAVNALGHAHPALTQALTDQASSLWHTSNLYHIPQQQALADQLVDATFADTVFFTNSGTEACELAVKMARKHWFEKGHPEKVDIITFSGSFHGRSSAGIAAAGSEKMTKGFGPLLPGFIHLEFGDHDAIAPALTDTTAAILIEPVQGEGGIIPVPDQCLKGLRDLCDEKGILLILDEVQCGVGRTGKLFAYEWAGIEPDIMMVAKGIGGGFPLGAVLATEDAASGMTAGTHGSTYGGNPLGCAVGCAVLDIVSDPAFLDDVNRKAGLLRQKLEGLVAAHPDVFDLVRGSGLMIGIRCKVPCGDVVSAGYDHNVIVVPAADNTIRLLPPLTITDEEIAEAVTRLDAAATAVAA, from the coding sequence ATGATCACGTCCGTTCTGCCGACCTACAACCGTGCCCCCTTGACCTTTGTCAAAGGCGAAGGCACTTGGCTGATCGAGGCGGATGGGCGACGTTTTCTGGATCTGGGCGCGGGGATCGCGGTGAACGCACTGGGCCACGCCCATCCCGCACTGACACAGGCGCTGACGGATCAGGCAAGCAGCCTCTGGCACACGTCGAACCTGTATCACATCCCGCAGCAACAGGCCCTGGCGGACCAGCTGGTCGATGCCACCTTTGCCGATACGGTCTTTTTCACCAATTCGGGCACCGAAGCGTGCGAATTGGCCGTCAAAATGGCGCGCAAGCACTGGTTCGAGAAAGGGCACCCGGAAAAAGTCGATATCATCACTTTCTCGGGCAGCTTCCACGGAAGGTCATCGGCAGGCATCGCGGCTGCCGGGTCGGAAAAGATGACAAAAGGCTTCGGCCCCCTGTTGCCTGGCTTTATCCATCTGGAATTCGGCGACCACGATGCCATCGCACCTGCGCTCACCGACACGACCGCCGCCATCCTCATCGAACCGGTGCAAGGCGAGGGCGGGATCATCCCGGTCCCGGATCAATGCCTGAAGGGATTGCGCGATCTGTGCGATGAAAAGGGCATCCTGCTGATCCTGGACGAGGTGCAGTGCGGCGTCGGCCGGACCGGCAAGCTCTTTGCCTATGAATGGGCGGGGATCGAACCGGACATCATGATGGTGGCCAAGGGCATCGGCGGTGGCTTCCCGCTGGGCGCCGTCCTGGCAACCGAAGATGCGGCCAGCGGCATGACCGCGGGCACGCACGGGTCAACCTATGGCGGCAACCCCCTGGGGTGCGCGGTCGGGTGCGCGGTCCTGGACATCGTCAGCGATCCCGCCTTCCTCGATGACGTGAACCGCAAGGCGGGGCTCTTGCGTCAAAAGCTCGAAGGGTTGGTGGCTGCACATCCGGATGTCTTTGACCTGGTGCGTGGCTCTGGCCTGATGATCGGGATCCGGTGCAAGGTGCCGTGCGGCGATGTTGTGTCGGCCGGATATGACCACAACGTCATTGTCGTGCCCGCGGCGGACAATACGATCCGGCTCTTGCCACCGCTCACCATCACGGATGAAGAGATTGCCGAAGCCGTCACACGGCTGGATGCGGCCGCAACCGCGGTTGCGGCCTGA